A portion of the Pseudoalteromonas luteoviolacea genome contains these proteins:
- a CDS encoding prohibitin family protein — protein sequence MNIILPSDITLTIIISAILAIIISNILMRLLKRYQPKLRRRILSWRFRAGLTLLIAIFLVIALIPVIFIKVDSGEVGVLWKRFGGGTYLDAPLHEGTVLVFPWDTLTIYSSRYQTAHTNVYAITNEGLRITLDITVRYRPEVDFIPYLHKLVGPDYVDEIILPEVSSGVRMIVSQYDAEQVYGNQRKEVQEELLGQVLNELELKEKSMLRQEAKSMAGHHLVNLDDVLIKRVDLPDKVHSAIISKVNQNYILEEYKMRVEVAKKEALRKEEEAKGIALFQEMVSDGISEAYLKWRGIEATIELAKSNNAKVVVIGSGKDGLPLILNTESSLTPQNSSFKETHKPGELKAELENSGEIRDKDDYLNGVDKYGHKLKPDLRQPDKTLTDRSLQTGEPMEYLK from the coding sequence ATGAACATCATTCTCCCTTCTGATATAACGCTGACGATTATTATTAGCGCCATCTTGGCGATAATCATATCGAATATCTTGATGCGCTTGCTTAAGCGTTATCAACCTAAATTGAGACGACGCATTTTATCTTGGCGCTTTCGCGCAGGTTTGACCTTGTTGATTGCGATTTTTTTGGTAATAGCGCTTATTCCAGTGATTTTTATCAAAGTCGATTCGGGTGAAGTGGGAGTACTTTGGAAGCGCTTCGGTGGCGGTACCTATTTGGATGCACCATTACATGAAGGGACGGTATTGGTGTTTCCATGGGATACGCTCACCATCTACTCTAGCCGCTATCAAACTGCACATACGAATGTGTATGCCATCACCAATGAGGGCTTGCGGATCACCCTAGATATCACAGTGCGTTATCGTCCTGAAGTGGACTTTATCCCCTATTTGCACAAGTTAGTCGGGCCAGATTATGTCGATGAAATCATCCTCCCAGAGGTGAGCTCTGGGGTGCGCATGATTGTATCGCAATATGATGCCGAGCAGGTGTACGGTAACCAGCGTAAAGAAGTGCAAGAAGAGTTACTTGGACAAGTGCTTAATGAACTGGAATTAAAAGAGAAGTCGATGCTGCGCCAAGAGGCAAAAAGCATGGCGGGCCACCACTTGGTGAACTTAGATGATGTACTGATCAAACGTGTTGATTTGCCTGACAAAGTACACAGTGCGATCATTTCCAAAGTAAATCAAAACTACATTTTAGAAGAATATAAAATGCGTGTTGAGGTCGCGAAAAAAGAAGCGCTGCGCAAAGAGGAAGAAGCCAAAGGTATTGCGCTTTTCCAAGAAATGGTCAGCGATGGTATTTCTGAAGCCTATCTTAAATGGCGTGGTATTGAAGCCACCATCGAGCTGGCAAAATCGAACAATGCCAAAGTGGTGGTGATTGGCAGTGGCAAAGATGGCCTACCGCTGATTTTAAATACAGAGAGTAGCCTGACGCCGCAAAACAGCAGCTTTAAAGAAACCCACAAGCCAGGTGAGCTAAAAGCAGAGCTGGAGAACTCAGGAGAAATACGCGATAAAGACGACTATTTAAATGGCGTAGATAAGTATGGTCACAAGTTAAAGCCAGACCTGCGCCAACCAGACAAAACCCTCACGGATAGATCGCTGCAAACCGGCGAACCCATGGAATATTTAAAGTAG
- the accC gene encoding acetyl-CoA carboxylase biotin carboxylase subunit: MLDKVVIANRGEIALRVLRACKELGIKTVAVHSTADRDLKHVLLADETICIGKPAASESYLDIPRIIAAAEVTDAVAIHPGYGFLSENADFADQVEQSGFIFIGPKGDTIRLMGDKVSAIEAMRKAGVPCVPGSDGPLTEDNERNVQIAKRIGYPVIIKAAGGGGGRGMRVVRSEDELLDSIALTQTEAQQFFGNGMVYMEKFLENPRHIEVQVLADGQGNAIHLGERDCSMQRRHQKVVEEAPAPGITAEMRKFIGDRCTRACIEIGYRGAGTFEFLYENGEFYFIEMNTRIQVEHPVTEMVTGVDLIKEQLKIAAGQPLSITQDDVVIKGHAIECRINAEDPESFIPSPGKITRFHPAGGLGIRWDSHIYADYTVPPHYDSMIGKLITYGENRDVAIARARNALNELVIDGIKTNTPLHKKILADENFQNGGTNIHYLEKKLGL, from the coding sequence ATGTTAGATAAAGTAGTCATTGCAAACCGAGGTGAAATTGCACTTCGCGTATTGCGTGCCTGCAAGGAGCTTGGGATTAAAACGGTTGCAGTACACTCAACTGCCGACCGTGACCTTAAACACGTTCTACTTGCAGACGAAACAATTTGTATCGGTAAACCAGCTGCGTCTGAGAGTTACCTAGATATTCCTCGCATTATCGCTGCGGCAGAAGTAACAGACGCTGTTGCTATCCACCCAGGATACGGTTTCTTATCAGAAAACGCTGACTTTGCTGACCAAGTTGAGCAAAGTGGCTTTATCTTTATCGGTCCAAAGGGCGACACAATTCGTCTAATGGGTGATAAAGTTTCTGCAATCGAAGCAATGCGTAAAGCTGGCGTACCGTGTGTACCAGGTTCAGATGGCCCATTGACAGAAGACAACGAGCGCAACGTGCAAATCGCTAAGCGCATCGGTTACCCTGTTATCATCAAAGCAGCAGGCGGCGGCGGTGGTCGTGGTATGCGTGTTGTTCGCTCAGAAGACGAGTTACTAGATTCAATCGCACTGACGCAAACTGAAGCACAGCAGTTCTTCGGCAACGGCATGGTTTACATGGAAAAATTCCTAGAAAACCCACGTCACATCGAAGTACAGGTACTTGCTGACGGTCAAGGCAATGCAATTCACCTAGGTGAGCGTGACTGTTCAATGCAGCGTCGTCACCAAAAAGTAGTGGAAGAAGCGCCAGCACCAGGTATCACGGCAGAAATGCGTAAGTTCATCGGTGACCGTTGTACACGTGCATGTATCGAAATCGGTTATCGCGGTGCAGGTACATTCGAATTCCTATACGAGAATGGCGAATTCTACTTCATCGAAATGAATACACGTATTCAGGTAGAGCACCCAGTAACTGAAATGGTTACAGGCGTTGACCTAATCAAAGAGCAGCTAAAAATTGCTGCCGGTCAGCCTCTATCAATCACACAAGATGACGTTGTGATCAAAGGTCACGCTATCGAGTGTCGTATTAACGCTGAAGATCCAGAGTCGTTTATTCCGTCTCCAGGTAAAATCACGCGTTTCCACCCTGCAGGTGGCTTAGGTATTCGTTGGGACAGCCACATTTATGCTGACTACACAGTACCGCCGCACTACGATTCAATGATCGGTAAATTAATCACTTATGGTGAAAACCGTGACGTTGCAATCGCCCGTGCTCGTAATGCATTAAACGAACTTGTGATTGACGGTATCAAAACAAATACACCGTTACACAAGAAGATCTTAGCAGATGAAAACTTCCAAAATGGTGGTACAAACATCCACTATCTAGAGAAGAAACTCGGTCTGTAA
- the accB gene encoding acetyl-CoA carboxylase biotin carboxyl carrier protein, whose amino-acid sequence MDIRKIKKLIELVEESGIAELEITEGEESVRINRHSSAPVLAQPQQFAVPAPAAAPVAAPAAAPAADAPAEAATPAGHQVKSPMVGTFYSASSPTAAAYVEVGTKVNVGDTLCIVEAMKMMNQIESDKAGTVKAILVENGEPVEFDQPLFIIE is encoded by the coding sequence ATGGATATTCGCAAGATTAAAAAACTAATCGAACTAGTAGAAGAATCAGGTATTGCAGAGCTAGAAATCACCGAAGGTGAAGAATCAGTACGTATTAACCGTCACAGCAGTGCACCGGTTCTGGCTCAGCCTCAGCAATTCGCAGTACCAGCACCTGCAGCGGCACCAGTAGCAGCACCTGCGGCGGCACCAGCAGCTGACGCACCAGCAGAAGCAGCAACACCTGCGGGTCACCAAGTTAAATCTCCAATGGTTGGTACTTTCTACTCTGCGTCTTCTCCAACAGCTGCGGCATACGTTGAAGTTGGCACAAAAGTAAACGTTGGCGACACACTTTGCATCGTTGAAGCGATGAAGATGATGAACCAGATCGAATCTGACAAGGCTGGTACTGTTAAAGCTATCCTAGTTGAAAACGGCGAGCCAGTAGAATTTGATCAGCCACTGTTCATCATCGAATAA
- the aroQ gene encoding type II 3-dehydroquinate dehydratase, giving the protein MSADFKVLVLNGPNLNMLGRREPDKYGTQTLAEIMQSLTKCAEQHNVVLTHFQSNSEAELINTIHDHYGKVDCIIINPAAFTHTSIAMRDALLSISVPFYEVHISNVHAREPFRHTSYFSDVAKGVICGLGATGYQAALMAAMDQLRKQDNSN; this is encoded by the coding sequence ATGTCAGCAGATTTTAAGGTTTTAGTACTTAATGGTCCAAATTTGAACATGTTGGGCCGTCGCGAGCCTGATAAATATGGCACACAGACCTTAGCAGAGATAATGCAGTCACTGACAAAGTGCGCAGAACAACACAATGTGGTGCTGACTCATTTTCAGAGCAACAGTGAAGCAGAGCTTATCAATACCATCCATGACCATTATGGCAAAGTGGATTGTATTATTATCAACCCAGCGGCTTTCACACATACCAGTATCGCCATGCGCGATGCGTTGCTCAGTATCAGCGTCCCATTTTATGAAGTGCATATTTCTAATGTGCACGCACGTGAGCCATTTCGACATACCTCCTACTTCTCGGATGTAGCGAAAGGCGTCATTTGTGGATTAGGTGCAACTGGCTATCAAGCTGCATTAATGGCAGCTATGGACCAGTTACGCAAACAAGATAACTCAAATTAA
- a CDS encoding protein-disulfide reductase DsbD: MRLTTLLFSFITLLFIGSFQAVANNSVLDSLLEPKQQTFLPVDQAFEFDFDQQGSVLFTGWDIAPGYYIYKHKLEFIAKDADIKVPELSKGKMIEDEFFGRTEVYFDELSVVSKLSNIGHDAVVKIRYQGCAEAGLCYPPEIIEIPLTAIAGATNTVPKQVESDANTQQTASKPVSQPQTVSSNDEGELSFSDKLAQQSFVTNLGAFFLVGILLAFTPCVFPMFPILSSLIAGQQNLSTKKAFSLSFVYVQGMAVTYAALGLVVAYFGGHIQGYIQHPAVLISFSILFVILAFAMFGWFELKLPSGMMSKLTEISNQQKGGNYTGVFMMGVLSGLIASPCTTAPLSAALLYVAQSGDYLVGGLTLYALSLGMGLPLLLLGTSGGKLLPKAGGWMEQVKTLFGFLMLFVPLILLERILDFDIIVMLASVLAIATALYLHYWQSAQSQGKGKTFLWALSMTLFVSAFFMAKSVLFPAPQPQVSVAAGVMEEKKFRLIEGLDGLHSEVAKANQQGKIAVVDLYADWCVACKEFEKYTFPEAQVQAEFQHFELLKLDLTESNDTTFEIMEFFTVFGLPSMLFFDEQGNEIPELRVTGFMNAEDFADHLRKVRNYQ, from the coding sequence ATGCGACTGACGACGCTACTATTTTCTTTTATAACGCTGCTATTTATAGGCAGCTTTCAGGCTGTGGCCAATAACTCGGTCTTAGACAGCTTATTAGAACCAAAACAGCAAACATTTTTACCGGTTGATCAAGCCTTTGAGTTTGATTTTGACCAGCAAGGTTCTGTGCTATTCACTGGTTGGGATATTGCGCCAGGTTACTATATTTATAAACATAAATTGGAGTTCATTGCCAAAGACGCAGACATCAAAGTACCTGAGCTAAGTAAAGGTAAAATGATTGAAGATGAGTTTTTTGGCCGCACCGAAGTATACTTTGATGAGCTTTCAGTGGTCTCGAAGCTGAGCAATATTGGCCACGATGCCGTGGTTAAAATTCGCTATCAAGGCTGTGCAGAAGCTGGATTATGCTACCCACCTGAGATCATCGAGATCCCACTCACTGCGATCGCCGGTGCAACGAATACGGTCCCTAAGCAAGTTGAAAGTGACGCAAACACACAGCAAACGGCGTCTAAACCTGTATCACAACCACAAACAGTGAGCAGTAATGATGAAGGCGAGCTGTCATTCAGTGATAAATTGGCACAGCAAAGCTTTGTCACCAACTTAGGTGCGTTTTTCCTAGTCGGTATTTTATTGGCTTTCACACCTTGTGTATTCCCAATGTTCCCGATTTTGTCTAGTCTCATTGCGGGTCAACAAAACCTGTCTACCAAAAAAGCATTTTCATTGTCATTTGTGTATGTGCAAGGCATGGCAGTCACGTATGCTGCCCTGGGGCTCGTTGTGGCTTATTTTGGTGGTCATATCCAAGGCTATATTCAGCATCCAGCTGTACTCATTAGCTTCAGTATTTTGTTCGTCATTTTGGCTTTTGCCATGTTTGGTTGGTTTGAGCTAAAACTGCCAAGCGGCATGATGAGCAAGTTGACTGAGATCAGTAATCAGCAAAAAGGCGGCAATTATACCGGCGTCTTTATGATGGGTGTCTTGTCGGGCCTTATCGCCAGTCCTTGTACCACAGCGCCGCTGTCTGCTGCACTTTTATATGTTGCGCAAAGTGGCGACTACCTTGTTGGCGGGTTAACTTTATATGCGCTGAGCTTGGGTATGGGGCTGCCTCTACTATTATTAGGTACATCCGGCGGTAAGTTACTCCCGAAAGCTGGCGGCTGGATGGAGCAAGTGAAAACGCTGTTCGGTTTCTTAATGCTGTTTGTGCCACTTATTTTACTCGAGCGCATCTTAGACTTTGACATTATTGTGATGCTGGCTTCAGTATTGGCCATTGCCACAGCGCTATATCTACATTATTGGCAAAGTGCGCAATCACAAGGTAAGGGCAAAACCTTCTTATGGGCGCTGTCGATGACCTTGTTTGTCAGTGCCTTCTTTATGGCAAAGTCTGTGCTTTTCCCTGCACCACAACCACAGGTTAGTGTTGCTGCAGGTGTCATGGAAGAGAAAAAATTCCGTCTTATCGAAGGGCTGGATGGACTACACAGCGAAGTTGCCAAAGCCAATCAACAAGGCAAGATTGCTGTAGTCGACTTATACGCGGATTGGTGTGTGGCCTGTAAAGAGTTTGAAAAATACACCTTCCCAGAGGCACAAGTGCAAGCCGAGTTTCAACATTTTGAATTATTAAAGCTCGACTTAACTGAAAGTAATGATACCACGTTTGAGATTATGGAGTTCTTTACCGTATTCGGCTTACCAAGCATGCTGTTTTTCGACGAACAAGGCAATGAAATCCCTGAACTGCGCGTAACTGGCTTTATGAATGCGGAAGACTTTGCAGATCACCTACGTAAAGTACGTAATTACCAATAA
- the cutA gene encoding divalent-cation tolerance protein CutA, giving the protein MSTPYRMVMTTCDSQDNARHIAAHLVLNKLAACVNILPKIESIYMWQGKVTQDEEVKLLVKTTSALVSNVIDAIQAEHSYDVPEVQVIEVTDGSQQYFNWMEEVLN; this is encoded by the coding sequence ATGAGTACCCCGTATAGAATGGTCATGACGACTTGTGATAGTCAAGACAATGCCCGCCACATCGCGGCGCATTTAGTTTTAAATAAATTAGCCGCTTGTGTGAACATCTTGCCCAAAATAGAGTCAATCTACATGTGGCAGGGAAAAGTCACCCAAGATGAAGAAGTTAAACTACTAGTCAAAACAACATCCGCACTGGTTAGTAACGTCATTGATGCGATCCAAGCTGAGCACAGCTACGACGTGCCTGAAGTACAAGTGATTGAAGTCACTGATGGTTCGCAGCAATATTTTAACTGGATGGAAGAGGTACTAAATTAA
- a CDS encoding FxsA family protein, producing the protein MFKVLFLLFIVVPIVEIALLIQVSDVIGGFATIALVIATAILGAKLVKQQGLGAYSNVQQQMASGKLPGQDLFTGLCVIIAGVFLMTPGIMTDAIGFMLLTPVIREKIAKTLIEQASVKMQSSAQSSMFGQGFGQSQAHQDAQSHFEEQKFDPFERKAPKSESQSSTTIEGEYQRKD; encoded by the coding sequence ATGTTTAAAGTTCTTTTTTTGTTATTTATTGTCGTGCCCATTGTTGAAATTGCGCTGCTTATTCAAGTCAGTGATGTGATTGGTGGGTTTGCTACCATTGCGCTGGTCATTGCCACAGCAATTTTAGGTGCAAAATTGGTCAAGCAGCAGGGACTGGGCGCGTATTCTAACGTGCAACAACAGATGGCGTCAGGTAAGTTACCTGGGCAAGACTTGTTTACAGGGCTGTGTGTGATCATCGCAGGTGTGTTTTTAATGACACCGGGGATCATGACTGATGCCATAGGTTTTATGCTATTAACTCCAGTAATTCGCGAAAAAATAGCCAAAACACTGATTGAGCAAGCCAGTGTGAAAATGCAAAGCTCTGCGCAGAGTAGTATGTTTGGGCAAGGTTTTGGCCAATCTCAAGCACATCAAGATGCACAGTCTCACTTCGAAGAGCAGAAATTTGACCCGTTTGAGCGTAAAGCGCCGAAGTCAGAATCGCAATCATCGACCACCATTGAAGGTGAGTATCAGAGAAAAGATTAA
- a CDS encoding co-chaperone GroES — translation MNIRPLHDRVIVKRLEEETKSAGGIVLTGSAAEKSTRGEVVAVGNGRVLDSGEVRALEVKAGDTVLFGSYVEKTEKIEGQEYLIMREDNILGIVG, via the coding sequence ATGAACATTCGTCCTTTACATGATCGCGTTATTGTTAAGCGTCTAGAAGAAGAAACTAAATCTGCTGGCGGTATCGTATTGACTGGCTCAGCAGCTGAAAAATCAACTCGTGGTGAAGTTGTTGCTGTAGGTAATGGCCGCGTGTTGGACAGTGGTGAAGTAAGAGCACTAGAAGTAAAAGCAGGTGACACAGTTCTATTCGGCTCATATGTTGAAAAGACTGAAAAGATCGAAGGTCAAGAGTACCTGATCATGCGTGAAGACAATATCTTAGGTATTGTTGGCTAA
- the groL gene encoding chaperonin GroEL (60 kDa chaperone family; promotes refolding of misfolded polypeptides especially under stressful conditions; forms two stacked rings of heptamers to form a barrel-shaped 14mer; ends can be capped by GroES; misfolded proteins enter the barrel where they are refolded when GroES binds), with translation MAAKEVRFAGDARTKMLQGVNVLADAVKVTLGPKGRNVVLDKSFGAPTITKDGVSVAKEIELEDKFENMGAQMVKEVASKANDAAGDGTTTATVLAQAIVNEGLKSVAAGMNPMDLKRGIDKAVVAAVEELKALSAPCADTKAIAQVGTISANSDKEIGDIIAEAMEKVGRESGVITVEEGQSLENELDVVEGMQFDRGYLSPYFINNAEKGQVELDNPHILLVDKKVSNIRELLPTLEGVAKTSKPLLIIAEDLEGEALATLVVNNMRGIVKVAAVKAPGFGDRRKAMLQDIAILTGGTVISEEIGLELEKATLEDLGTAKRVVITKDDTTIIDGVGEQAAIDGRVSQIKAQIEEATSDYDKEKLQERMAKLAGGVAVIKVGAATEVEMKEKKDRVEDALHATRAAVEEGVVPGGGVALVRVASKIAGLEGENEDQNHGVNVALRAMEAPLRQIVSNAGDEASVVVNAVKAGEGNYGYNAANGQYDDMIEMGILDPTKVTRSALQFAASVAGLMITTEAMVAEIPKDEAAAAPDMGGMGGMGGMGGMM, from the coding sequence ATGGCAGCAAAAGAAGTTCGTTTTGCAGGTGACGCTCGCACTAAAATGCTTCAGGGTGTTAACGTATTAGCTGACGCAGTAAAAGTAACACTGGGTCCTAAGGGTCGTAACGTAGTACTTGATAAGTCGTTCGGCGCACCAACTATCACTAAAGATGGTGTATCTGTAGCGAAAGAAATTGAACTTGAAGACAAGTTTGAGAACATGGGCGCACAGATGGTTAAAGAAGTTGCGTCAAAAGCGAATGATGCAGCTGGTGACGGTACAACGACTGCAACGGTTCTTGCGCAAGCAATCGTAAACGAAGGCCTTAAGTCTGTTGCGGCGGGCATGAACCCAATGGACCTTAAGCGCGGTATCGACAAAGCTGTTGTTGCAGCAGTTGAAGAGCTAAAAGCACTTTCTGCACCATGTGCTGATACAAAAGCAATTGCACAGGTAGGTACTATCTCTGCAAACTCTGATAAAGAAATTGGTGACATCATTGCAGAAGCAATGGAAAAAGTAGGTCGTGAATCAGGTGTTATCACGGTTGAAGAAGGTCAATCTCTTGAAAATGAACTAGACGTTGTAGAAGGTATGCAATTTGACCGCGGTTACCTATCTCCTTACTTCATCAACAACGCTGAAAAAGGCCAAGTTGAGCTAGACAACCCACACATTCTACTAGTAGACAAGAAAGTATCTAACATCCGTGAACTACTTCCTACACTAGAAGGTGTGGCTAAGACAAGCAAGCCACTACTTATCATTGCTGAAGACCTTGAAGGTGAAGCACTTGCAACACTAGTTGTGAACAACATGCGTGGTATTGTAAAAGTTGCTGCTGTTAAAGCTCCTGGCTTCGGTGACCGTCGTAAGGCAATGCTACAAGACATCGCTATTCTAACGGGCGGTACTGTGATTTCTGAAGAAATCGGTCTAGAGCTTGAAAAGGCAACACTAGAAGACCTAGGTACAGCTAAGCGTGTTGTTATCACCAAAGATGACACAACTATCATCGATGGTGTGGGTGAGCAAGCAGCTATTGACGGCCGCGTTTCACAAATCAAAGCACAAATCGAAGAAGCAACGTCTGACTACGACAAAGAAAAACTTCAAGAGCGCATGGCAAAACTTGCTGGCGGTGTTGCAGTCATCAAAGTTGGCGCAGCAACTGAAGTTGAAATGAAAGAGAAGAAAGACCGCGTTGAAGATGCACTACATGCAACTCGCGCAGCGGTTGAAGAAGGTGTGGTACCAGGTGGTGGTGTTGCACTAGTTCGTGTTGCTAGCAAGATTGCAGGTCTTGAAGGCGAAAACGAAGATCAGAACCACGGTGTTAACGTTGCACTACGTGCGATGGAAGCGCCACTTCGTCAAATCGTTTCAAACGCAGGCGACGAAGCATCAGTTGTTGTTAACGCTGTAAAAGCAGGCGAAGGTAACTATGGTTACAACGCAGCAAACGGCCAGTACGACGACATGATCGAAATGGGTATCCTTGACCCAACTAAAGTAACGCGTTCTGCACTACAGTTCGCAGCATCAGTAGCGGGTCTTATGATCACAACTGAAGCCATGGTTGCTGAAATTCCAAAGGATGAAGCTGCTGCTGCACCAGATATGGGCGGCATGGGCGGTATGGGCGGTATGGGCGGTATGATGTAA
- a CDS encoding winged helix-turn-helix domain-containing protein, protein MQQQYWVGDFYIDLSRNQIKYQDHTQTLAPKALAVLNVLAQHQGKVLSQDRLLDAVWHDVIVSPNTLQRSIAQLRKAFGDDGKEQVFIKTHAKQGYSLEAEVTWDNSNTVVTNNHLPLTNHAHTEQTISPELPATPRQNKSAGKHKIVLTALSCCIALGAIALIFHPDPQSFNVEKLTALTATDNRENAGIYSPKGDYVVFHRYEDRLCINNIWAKHTQTQAEFQLTQQLNSNGTHTFSEDGKTLYFVQEQDCRKPITQKQCYQLMSLDFAQSLISPQQPTSIMECKHSRLRSPNWMAGGHLALLQQYQARWELIRYTIETKESQLIYGSENENVISYAYSTQENLLALTTINTDGEYHLQLVTPAGEIRSKVAIQYPQEVAKYRLISPSFSPLDEKLVFSTGRQFFTLSYDGDIEKVSLPLDEPMGSPSFHPNGDRILVIKGFYDRDIASLQIAGSAPEVNEAHKDHHQTQFNIIERSISSEGSAVFQPNGKKLAFRSQRSGIDQVWVSDGKTTQQLSNFAMDNYIDGLAWSQDGKRILTNANKELYQLSLDGTSQHFPYTVPIDQLFHWDSRKHTALANIRVAGLLKFAKLNLSELTFTVLKDSPVNWAQRMSNGHIIYTDQLDRFWQTGGIEDTLIDALVAQGSDKRFVLDNNHIYGINEQFELWRYHLEQQQLTKLMTLPKTLDYLTDVRDSIALISLRINAKKELVELTLSQ, encoded by the coding sequence ATGCAACAACAATATTGGGTAGGCGACTTTTATATCGATTTGTCCAGAAACCAAATTAAATACCAAGATCATACCCAGACACTCGCCCCTAAAGCGCTGGCAGTGCTAAATGTCTTAGCACAGCATCAAGGTAAAGTATTGAGTCAAGACAGACTGCTCGATGCAGTATGGCACGACGTTATCGTCTCACCTAATACGTTACAGCGCAGTATCGCACAACTTAGAAAAGCATTTGGAGACGATGGCAAAGAACAAGTGTTCATTAAAACACATGCAAAGCAAGGTTATAGCTTAGAAGCTGAAGTCACGTGGGATAATAGTAATACAGTAGTCACAAACAACCACTTACCACTTACCAACCATGCACATACCGAACAAACAATATCACCCGAACTGCCCGCGACGCCTCGCCAAAATAAAAGTGCTGGTAAGCATAAAATAGTACTCACCGCGCTAAGTTGCTGCATCGCTTTAGGTGCAATCGCACTGATATTTCATCCAGACCCACAATCTTTTAACGTTGAAAAGCTCACGGCGCTTACAGCCACAGACAACAGAGAAAATGCAGGGATCTATTCACCCAAGGGCGACTATGTGGTTTTTCATCGTTATGAAGACCGCCTGTGTATCAATAATATTTGGGCTAAACACACCCAAACTCAAGCTGAATTCCAGCTCACACAACAACTCAACTCAAACGGCACACATACCTTCTCAGAAGATGGTAAAACTCTTTACTTTGTACAAGAGCAAGATTGCAGAAAACCCATCACACAAAAACAGTGTTATCAGCTTATGAGCTTAGATTTTGCTCAGTCGCTAATATCACCTCAACAGCCTACAAGTATCATGGAATGTAAACATTCCCGGCTACGCTCCCCCAATTGGATGGCAGGTGGCCACCTTGCACTTTTACAACAATACCAAGCCAGATGGGAGTTAATACGCTATACAATTGAAACGAAAGAAAGCCAGCTCATTTATGGCTCAGAAAACGAAAACGTCATTTCATATGCCTATTCCACACAAGAAAACCTACTCGCCCTCACCACTATAAACACAGATGGTGAATACCACTTACAACTAGTCACTCCTGCAGGAGAAATACGTTCAAAAGTGGCTATTCAATATCCTCAAGAAGTCGCAAAATATCGCCTTATTTCTCCTAGTTTCTCCCCCCTAGATGAAAAACTGGTATTTAGTACTGGCCGGCAGTTTTTTACACTTTCCTACGACGGTGATATTGAAAAAGTCAGTTTACCTCTAGATGAACCTATGGGCTCGCCTAGCTTTCATCCAAATGGGGATCGCATATTGGTCATCAAAGGCTTTTATGACCGAGATATTGCATCGCTGCAAATAGCAGGGTCAGCTCCAGAAGTAAACGAAGCGCATAAAGATCATCATCAAACCCAATTTAATATCATCGAACGATCTATTTCCTCAGAAGGCAGCGCAGTCTTTCAGCCCAATGGCAAAAAATTAGCTTTTCGCTCCCAGCGTTCGGGTATTGATCAAGTTTGGGTTAGTGATGGTAAAACTACTCAGCAATTGTCGAACTTTGCAATGGATAACTATATTGACGGACTAGCTTGGAGCCAAGATGGAAAGCGTATTCTAACCAACGCAAACAAGGAGTTGTACCAACTTTCACTAGATGGCACCAGCCAACATTTCCCTTACACAGTACCAATTGACCAGCTATTTCATTGGGATAGTCGTAAGCACACTGCGCTTGCAAACATCCGAGTGGCTGGGCTGCTTAAATTTGCCAAACTCAACTTATCCGAATTAACTTTTACTGTACTCAAAGATTCGCCAGTCAATTGGGCACAGCGTATGAGCAATGGGCATATTATCTACACTGATCAGCTTGACCGATTTTGGCAGACCGGTGGTATAGAAGATACCTTAATAGACGCACTCGTTGCTCAGGGTAGTGATAAACGTTTCGTGCTTGATAACAACCATATATATGGGATTAATGAGCAGTTTGAGCTTTGGCGGTATCACCTTGAGCAACAGCAACTAACAAAGCTCATGACACTTCCCAAAACTCTCGATTACCTTACCGACGTGCGTGACTCGATCGCTTTAATTTCATTGCGCATAAATGCTAAAAAAGAGCTTGTAGAGCTGACTCTAAGCCAGTAA